The sequence CGTCCGAACTCTTCGTCGTTCGCGAAGGGCAGATTGATGTGCGTCGATTGGAGATTCGACCAGCCGTGTCCCCGGCAGTCGAAGATGCGATTGTACGCCTCGTACACCGCGTTGAAATCGTGCGGCCACAGGCGCGTCTGCGTGAGCGGGTCCATCCACGGGTGCGCGCCGGTGCCGAGCAGCCGCGCGCCGCGTTCGCGCGCGTACACATCGGCGCGCCGCGCGTGGTCGGTAAACGCATCCGCGAGTCCGTCGAGCGATGCGGCCGGACCGTTCGTCTTGAATTCGATGACGTGAAGGACCAGCTCGTTCGACCACTCGATGGGGTCGTCGTCGCGGTGCGCCCGCGCGTGCGCGTCGAGCAGGGCGTCGCTGA comes from Deltaproteobacteria bacterium and encodes:
- a CDS encoding glutamate--cysteine ligase, producing the protein MTRLGLFDGVGIEIESMIVDARTLDVAPISDALLDAHARAHRDDDPIEWSNELVLHVIEFKTNGPAASLDGLADAFTDHARRADVYARERGARLLGTGAHPWMDPLTQTRLWPHDFNAVYEAYNRIFDCRGHGWSNLQSTHINLPFANDEEFGR